CGTCCTGTCCTCGACAGCCGGCTGATGCGACGTGCCATGGAATATGCTTCCTCCCACGAAATGTTGATTATGTCCCACGCGGAAGAGGTCTCCCTGAGCAGAGGCGGATGTATGCATGAGGGAGAAATTTCAACCCGCTTGGGGCTAAGGGGCATACCTGCCGCCGCCGAGAGCATAATGGTATATCGCGAAATCGCCCTAGCAGAATTGACAGGTGCCCGTGTGCATATTTCCCACGTAAGCTCTGAACAATCCCTTGCTCTGATACGTAATGCCAAGGCCAGAGGCGTGAAGGTTACCGCTGAAACAGCGCCGCATTATTTCACTCTCACCGAACGGGCGGTTCTTGGGTATAATACCCACGCTAAAATGAGTCCGCCTCTGCGCACGGAAAAAGATCTGCAGGCCATTCGAACAGCCTTACGTGATGGTACTCTTGATGCTATTGCCACTGATCATGCACCCCACTCAATATTGCAGAAAGAGGTTGAATTCAATCTGGCGGCAAATGGGATTGTTGGTTTGGAGACATCTTTACCCCTTGGTCTTGCCCTCGTCCGTGAAGGGGTTATCGGTGCCGATCGTCTTATTGAGCTTATGAGCTGTGCTCCGGCGGCGATCCTTGGGGTGGCCGGAGGGACTCTTCGGGTTGGCGGAACAGCGGATGTGACGGTTATCGATCCGCAAAAGCGCTTTACCTTTTCTACAGAAAAAACCTTTTCATTAAGCAAAAACAGTCCTTTTGATGGCTGGGACCTTCAAGGCAAAGCGGTCTTGACCATCCTCGCTGGTAGAATTACTTACTGTGATATTTGATAATCATTAAATAATTACCCCGTCATTTTAGCCATTCCCTGGTCAATTCTTCCACGATTCAGATGTGTTGCACTATAGTGTTGTCTACAAATGGCAGTGCACGGACGACATGTATCCCCTCGGGACTGACTTGGGCTTGGTAAATAAGCACTTGAACGCCGCTTGCTATCGCCTGGTAAAGGGTCTTTCCATAATTCGGATCAATTTCATTTGCCGGTGAAAAGCGGTCCGCATCCATGCGTTGGACAAGAAAAAATATGGT
This DNA window, taken from Desulforhopalus sp., encodes the following:
- a CDS encoding dihydroorotase, translated to MNGIIQLKNGRIIDPTQKRDEIADLWIENGIIVNPPKTPATAIEVHDVKGCWVVPGLIDLHVHLREPGEEYKETIETGCRAAAAGGFTAVACMPNTKPVNDNGAITRFILEKAASCAARVYPVGAISQESNGEKLAAHGEMKAAGAVALTDDGRPVLDSRLMRRAMEYASSHEMLIMSHAEEVSLSRGGCMHEGEISTRLGLRGIPAAAESIMVYREIALAELTGARVHISHVSSEQSLALIRNAKARGVKVTAETAPHYFTLTERAVLGYNTHAKMSPPLRTEKDLQAIRTALRDGTLDAIATDHAPHSILQKEVEFNLAANGIVGLETSLPLGLALVREGVIGADRLIELMSCAPAAILGVAGGTLRVGGTADVTVIDPQKRFTFSTEKTFSLSKNSPFDGWDLQGKAVLTILAGRITYCDI